The Candidatus Eisenbacteria bacterium genomic interval GCTCTTCTCGGGGACGCTCGACAGCTCGTCGACGAACACCGCCCCTTTGGCCCTCAGATCCTCGACCACGTGGCGATTGTGCACGATCTCGTGGCGAACGTAGATCGGCGCGCCGTAGACCTGGAGCGCCATCTCGACGATATCGATGGCGCGGTCGACGCCCGCGCAGAACCCGCGCGGCGCGGCGATGAACAACTTGGGGGTCTGGTGACTCATGGTGAGCCCGCTCCGGACGGGCGGTTCGCGACTCTACCGGAACGGCTCGCGGGGCGCCAAGAAGGGGACGCCCTTCAGCGCTTGCGGGGCCCCTTCACCGCGGCGCTGTCGCGCGCTGCCTTGGACGCCACCGCCTGCACACTGTCCGCGATGAACAGAGTCCGCAGAGAGTCCGGCGCGCGGGACCGCAGCACGGCGATCAATGCTTCCACCCGCGCCTGCTCGGCGCGGTCACCGACGAACATCTGCTGGCCGGTCCGGAGCTGCTCGAGCGCTTCCCGGGTGCGTCCTCTTCCGGCCAGAGCCATGCCATAGACCACACGCGGCGCGCCCGATCGGGGAGCGACGCGCAAACCTTCCTGGGCCAGGACGAGCGCTTCGTCGTGGCGTCCCAGGTTCTGGAGCAGCTCCACCGCCGAGAGCCGCGCGGCGTGCTCTTCCGGCGCCGTCTTCAACCACCGCCGGTAGGCGTCGACTGCCTCCTCGTCGCGACCGCTCTCGCGCAGCAGCTGGACTTCGGCGAGATGACCCAGCACGAACGACGAGTCCACCTCGGTCGCGCGACGATACGCCGCCAATGCGCTGTCCGCTCGTCCGGCCCGGCGCTCGAGGTTGCCGAGGTTGAACCAGGTGACCGGATCGCGGGGCGAGCGCCGGAGCGCTTCCTGGTACGCGGTGCGGGCCTCGCGCTCCCGGCCCGAAGCGGCCAGCGCGGCGCCGAGGTCGCGATGCTCCTCGGCGGAAGGCGGCGGCAGGGCGATTGCGCGTCGCAGCGCGCGCTCCGCGTCTTTCGGCCGGCTGGCTTTGAGGTACGCCGCCCCGAGCCCGTGCCATGCCAGCCCGTCCTTTGCGTCGCGCCGCGTCACCAACTCGAGCTGCTGGATCGCGCGCGGCGTGTCGCCGGCACGCGTCAGCGCGATGCCGAGCTCACGCGCGGCGTCGCGATGGTCGGGATGCCGCTCGACTTCGGCCGCGAAGCACTTGACCGCCTCTCCCCACTGCGCGCGCGTGTTGAAGAGGAGACCCATGCGGTAGTTCGCGTCGCGCAGATTGGGATCGATCTTCAGGGCGTTCCGATAGGTGACGATCGCCGCGCCGGGATGGTTCTCGCGCTCGTACTGCCTGGCCTTCTCGAACTGAGCGCGCGCCTGCGTGGCGACATCGCCCACCGTGGTGTCGGCCGGATTGGGGCGGCCCGGAATCAGCACCGGGGCCGGCTCCGACTCGGGCGGACTGCTGTCCGCGCGCGACGGGATCCACAACGTCGGCCCGCTCTTGCCGGTCTGCGCACCGATCGAGGGGGCTTCGGCTCCGGCGGAGAGCAGGATCAGGAGAACGAACCCCATGCCGGAGAGGAAACGGCGAGGCCCCGCCGGCGGCGGGGCCCCATGGATGTGCGACGTGATCAACGACCGGAGAAGCTGGGCTTGCGCTTCTCGACGTAAGCGCTCAGCCCCTCCTTGGCGTCCTCGCTCTGGAAGAGCTGCTGCTGGAGCTCGCGCTCGACCGCCAGGGCGCTCTCGAACGGAATCTCCACGCCGCTCTGCACCGAGCGCTTGATCCGGCCGACCGCCTTCGATGCGCGATGAGGAGGACAGAATCCCTCGGCGTATTTCTGGACCTTCTCGATGAACTCGTCGCTGGTGGCCGTCTCCCAGATCTGGTTGACGATGCCGAGCTCCCGCCCTCGTTCGAAGTCGAAGGTCTCGCCGCTCACCATGAGCTCGATGGCGGTGCTCTTGTTGACCAGCCGCGCCAGTCGCTGGGTGCCTCCGGTGCCCGGGAGCACACCGAGCGAGACTTCGGGAAGTCCGAGCTTGCCGGCTCCCTTGCGGGCAATGCGGAGATCGGCCGCCATCGCGATCTCGAGACCGCCCCCCACGGTGTGGCCGTTGAGCGCCGCGATCACCAGCTTGGGAGTGTGCTCGAGTCGGTTGAGCGTCTCGTTGGCGTGGAGGCAGAAGAAGTACTTGAAGGTCGGGTTCACCGTCTTGAGCATGTTGATGTTGGCGCCGGCGCAGAAGAACTTTTCCCCCGCCCCGCGCAGCACCACGACATGCACGTTCTCGTCGAAGCGCGCCTGCAGGATGGCGTCGTCGAGGTCGCGCATCATCTCGTACGTGTAGGTGTTGGCGGGCGGATCCACGAGCTCGATCCACGCCACCCCGTTCTTGACCCGGTAATCCGCCAGCTTCTTGGCCGTGGTGCTCTCCATTGAGGGGGCCTCTCCGTTTCGCGTCGACGACGAGCGGCCGCTGGGGCCGCGGTGGTTCACAGGAAGATCGCGAGTATAAGGGGATCGGGTACCCGATAAAAAACATTGAACCGCAGCGCCGGGCGGTTCATCGTATATCTACGATAAACGATCCGAGGCTCGACAAACCCTGGGAGAGAGCATGAGCCCAAGCCCGACCGCCCCTGCCCGTGGGGGGAAACGCGGCGCGAGATCAGAAGCCACCGCGAAAGATCTCGACCTGGCCCGGCTGGCCAAGGCGCTCGGTCACCCGGCGCGAGTCGCGATCCTGAAGTTCCTGAGCGCGAGCGGGGAGTGTCAATGTGGCTCGATCGTCGACCAGCTTCCCCTGGCCCAGGCGACGGTGTCCCAGCACTTGAAGGTCCTGAAAGGCGCAGGATTGGTCCGCGGCACGATCGATCCGCCGCGCGTCTGTTACTGCGTGAACCCTGAAGCGGTCCAGCGGCTCAAGACGCTGGTCGAGGAGCTATGAGATGAGTGACGCACCCACCCCGATGGAACCCGTTTCGGAAGCCTGCTGCGACTCCACATGCTGTGGCGGCGAAGCGTCCCGTCACGAGCCTTTGCCTGCCGCGCTCGAATCGTCCGCCGACGTGCGCAACGCCGTGCGCGAGCGCTATGGCGCGATCGCCGAAGGCCGGTCGGCCGGATGCTGCGGGACCGAGTGCGGCTGCAACGGCGGCTCCATCGAAGGCGTGCTCGAGCAGATTGGTTACACGTCGGAGCAGATCGAAAGCATCCCCGCGGAGTCGAACCTCGGCCTGGGATGCGGCAGTCCGCTCCGCGGGGTGGCGCTGCGGCCTGGTGACGTGGTCCTCGATCTCGGCTCCGGCGCCGGTCTCGACGTGTTCCTGGCGGCTCGCGCGGTGGGTCCCCAAGGCCGGGCCATCGGCGTGGACATGACCCCTTCCATGGTCGAGCGCGCCCGGTCCGTGGCCGCCCGTCACGGCATCGACAACGCCGAGTTCCGGCTCGGCGAGATCGAGCATCTGCCGGTGGCCGACGCGAGCGTCGATCTGGTCATCTCCAACTGCGTGGTGAATCTCTCACCGGACAAGGGCCAGGTGTTTCGTGAGGCGTATCGCGCGCTGAAGCCCGGGGGGCAGATGGTGGTGAGCGATCTCGTTCTGGATCGGGTCTTGTCACCCGAGCTCAGACGATCGGTGGACCTGTACGTCGGTTGCGTGGCCGGCGCGGCGCTGCGCGAGGAATACCTGCGGTTGGTCCGCGAGGGCGGGTTCGGCGACGTGACGATCGTCCACGAGTCGGGCTATGACCCCGGACTCTCCGATCTGCCCGAAGAGAGTCCCGAGCGCGCGGCTTTCGGGGCGGTGCGATCGATCACCGTGGCCGCGCGCAAAGGTTGAGGCGGTTTGTATTTCCTTGCTCTCCCCAGGGAGAGTAGGGAGTTGCAGAGGAGCACTGCGTCGCGCTATTCGAACCGAGTCGCTCCCGAAGCGAGGGCCTCGCTGGTAAAGCGTGGCGAGCGCTTCTCGAGGAAAGCGCGGGTTCCCTCGGCCACGTCGGCGCTGGCCCAACACGAGCGCTGAGCGTCGATCTCCGTCTCGAGGCACTCGGCGAGCGAACGCTCGAGCGAAGCCGTCAGCGTGCGCTTGGTGAGCCGAACGCTGGTCTGAGGTGCCGAAGCCAGCCGCGAGGCGACGGCGCGGACCTCGTCGGCGAATTGCTCGTGCGCCACGACGCGATTGACGAGCCCGATGCGCAAGGCTTCCTGAGCGTCGATCAGCTCTCCGAGCCAGCACAGCTCGAGAGCCTTGGCGAGGCCCACGAGCCTCGGCAAGTGATACGCGCCGCCCCAGTCGATGTGCAGTCCGAGGCGCACGAACGTCTCTCCGAGGACGGCGCGGTCCGAGGCGATGCGCAGATCGCAACCGAGCGCCAGGTTGAGCCCGCCGCCGGCCGCGGGACCATTGATGGCGGCCAGTGTCGGGATCGGCAGCGCCGCCAGCCGGCGGGCCGCGAGACGCCCGGCCTCCAGCATGGGAAGGAACTCCTCGTAGGAAGCATCTCGGGATTTGAGGTCGGCCATGTGCTGGATGTCGCCGCCGGCCGAGAACGCTCGTCCCGCGCCGGTGATCACCAACACCCTGACTTCGGCGTCGGCGGCCACACGGTCGAGTGCCGGCACGAGCGCGTCCCGCATGTCGTCCTTGAAGGCATTGAGCTTCTCGGGACGATTGAGGGTGAGGGTGGCGACACGGTCCGCGACGGCGAGCTCGACGAGTTCCGACATGGGTCCTCCGGGAATGGAATCGGACGGGACGGCCGGGCAGGGCAAGGTCGATGGCCGTTGGGCAGGCTACTTCTTTCACTGCTTCCTGACGATGACGTGGGCGGCGGAGCTTCGCGAATGCTCTGCCGGCGCGCTCGGCTCCGATTGCGGGCCCCGAGCGGCGCGTGCGAGAATCGCGGACATGATGCCTCTTCGGACCCGCCTCCGAAGCGACCGGTTGCGCGCCTTCGGGATCGTGGTGATCGCCGTTCTGGCGCTCGCCTCGGCGGGTCACATCTGGCATCACCTCACCGACGAAGCGTGCGAGAACCCGCGGGATGCCTTCCCCCATCCGTGCGCTCAATGCGCCGGTCTTCACGGCGGCGTCGTGGCGGAAGCCATCCAGGCCGCGCCCGCTCCGCGTCTCGTCGATCACGCCGCGGTCTTCCTGGGTCAGGACCTCGATCGCGTCGAACAGTCGCGCGGCACCGCTTCTCCCAGGGCCCCGCCTCTCTCCTAGAGCTCGACGGCGAGCGCCTCGCGCTTCCCGTCCTTTCCGGCCTCGCCGACGAATGCCGCGAGGCCAGACCTCTTGCTCTTGGAGACACAGGAGGACTGTGTGCTCGCTCGCCATCCCTTCTTCGGAGGGGTGCTACGCCTGCTTCCCGCGCTGACGCTCCTCACATGGGCGGCGACGGCCCGTGCCGGCGTCACCAATCCGAACATCTCCATCGTGGGACAGCCGTTTTCGCGTTGGACCGACGACGAAGGCGATCCCGCCGCCCGGCGCGCCACGCTCGACGTCGGGGAAACCGAGGTGATCTATGACGACTACCTCAACCCGTACGCGCGCGGCTTCTTCACGCTGGCGTTCACGCCGGAAGAAGTTGGAGTGGAGGAGGCATACTTCACGCTGCTGCGTGGCTTGCCCGCCGGGCTCACGATCAAGGGCGGAAAGTACCGCGTCGAGTTCGGCAAGCTGAATCCCCTGCATCCGCACGCGGTGCCCTTCGCGGAGCGCCCCCGTGTGCTCGCGGCGTACCTGCCGGGCGAGGCGTCGTTCAACGAAACCGGCCTCCAGCTCTCCGGCCGCCTTCCGAGTCCGGGGGATTGGGCGATCACGGTTTCGGCCGACTGGCTGAAGGGCGACTCCTACCTCATCGATCGCGAATCTTCGGGTGATCCGACCGATCCGCTCGAGCTGGGGGGCGACGACCGCGCCGGCGAGCCGCGGCCCGCAGGAATCGGCCGGCTGTCGGCCTTCGTGCCGATCGACGACCGCTCCGGCCTCGAGCTCGGGGTCTCCGGGACCCAGGGCACCAACAACGTGGCGGCTGCGACCAGGACCACCGTGTGGGGCGGCGACGCCAAGCTCAAGCTGTGGACGTCGGCCAATGCCTATCTCCTCCTCCAGGCCGAGGTCCTCAGCCTGGACCGCGAGAACGCGGCATGGGATCCGGCGGCGGCGAGCTACACGAAGTCGACGGTGACGCCGTTCGGCGGCTACGTGTACGCCGACTACAACTTCGATACCCGTTACAACGTCGGCGCCTCGTACGAACACTTCCAGGAGCCGACCTCGAGCCAGGCCACCCACCAGACATTCGGCGTGTTCGCCGGCCTGGCGCTGCTCGAAGAGTCCACCGCGTTCCGACTGGACTGGAACCACTCGATGCCGGGCAGCGGGTCGTCGTTCCCCGGCGAAGTGAACACGGTCACCTTCCGCGTCATCTTTTCCATGGGCCCTCACAAGGCCCATCAGTTCTAGGAGACTCGTCATGAAGACATGGCTCGCGGCGCTCGCGCTGGGCGCGTCGCTCCTCTGGCCGATCGAGGCCGGAGCGAAGATTCGAGTCGCTGCTTCGATCAACGACCTGGCGTCGATCGCGAACAGTGTGGGCGCCGATCAGGTCGAGGTGTTCGCGATCGCGCGCCCGAACACCGACGTTCACCGTGTCGAGGCCTTGCCCTCGTACATGGTCAAGGTCTCGCGCGCGCAGATCTACCTCAAGGTCGGACTCCAGCTCGACCAGTGGGCGGACCCGATCATCGACGGATCGCGCAACCAGCGACTCACGATCGTGGACTGCTCGCAGGGCGTGCGCGTCCTCGAGGTCCCGACCGGACGAGTCGACGCCTCGATGGGCGACGTGCATCCCAACGGCAATCCTCACTACTGGCTCGACCCCAGGAACGGCGGCGTCATCGCCCGCACCATCGCCGAGGCCTTCGCCAGGCAGGATCCCGCGCACGCGGCGGATTTCCGAAGCCGGGCCGAGGCCTTTGCCCGGGACGCGGAGGCGACGTGGAAGAAGGGCGTGCAGACCGCGTCTTCGCTGCCGAGCAAGGTGGTGTTCACCTACCACCGCTCGTGGTCCTACTTCGCAGACGCCTTCGGTCTCGAAGTCGCGGCCACCGCCGAGCCGGTGCCGGGGATCCCTCCGACCGCGCGGCATCTGGCCGATCTCGTGCAGATCGCCAAGTCCCGCGGCGTGCGCGTTCTGATCAAGGAGCCTTACTTCCAGACCGACGCGTCGAAGTTCCTCGAGCGGCAGGCTTCGGTGAAGACCGCGGCCGCAGCCCCCTCCTGCGACTTGCCCGCGGCCGGAAGCTACTTGGCCCGCTTCGGCACCGTGCTCCAGGCCGTGATCGCGGCTTCGGGCAGAGGCACCCCATGATCGAGGCCATTTCGTTGCCGTTCTTCCAGATCGCCGCGATCTCGGTGCTGGTGCTGGCGGGCATTCATGCCTACCTCGGCTTTCACATCGTGCGGCGCGGCGTGCTGTTCGTGGATCTCGCGCTCGCGCAGATGGCGGCGCTCGGCGTCGCGCTCGGCATCGTGCTCGGCCTCGAGCACAACGAGACAGCGTCCTACCTGCTGGCGCTCGGGATGACGTTCATCGGTGCGGCGGTGTTCTCCTGGCTCCGCGGACGGGCGCGCAACGTGCCGCTCGAAGCCTTCATCGGCGTTGTGTTCGCGACGGCGCAGGCGCTGGTCTTCCTGGTGCTGGAGAAGAGCCCCGCCGGTCCGGAGCACCTGAAGGAGACGCTGGTCGGCACGCTCTATACGGTCGATCCGCATCACATCGCATGGGTCGCCGTTCTCTATACGGCCATCGGACTGGTGCACTTCTTCCTCCGAAAGCCGTTCTTCGAGATCACCACGGATCCCCAGGGGGCGCGCGCCCGCGGGCGGCGCCTCTTCCTGTGGGACCTGCTCTTCTACGCCACCTTCGGATTCGTGGTGACGTCAGCAGTGCAGATCGCGGGCGTGCTGCTGGTGTTCGGTCTGCTCGTCATCCCGGCGATCGCCGGCGTCATGGCGACATCGCGCACGGTTCCCGCGCTGGTGGTGGGCTGGATCTTCGGCATCGCGGCCGGCTTCGTGGGACTGATCGGCTCGGTGCAGCTCGACCTCCCGGCGGCGCCGAGCGTCCTCGTTTCTCTGACCGCGATGCTTCTACTCCAGGGACTGCTGCTGTCGGTCGTGAGGCGGGGGCGATCGCAGGCCGCTCGAGCGTAATGGGCGCGGCACTGCGTTCGTTTCGTCTCACACCAGTTCGACCGCCAGGAGTGACACGTCGTCGCGCAAGCCGCGCCCGCTCCAATCCCGGACCTCGCGCATGAGCTCTGCCGTTCCGCCCGACAGGCTGCGGTGCCGGTGGCGCCGCAACCCAGTGAGGACCCGCTCGCGCCCGAACTCGGCGCCCGAGGCATCCACGGCTTCGACGACGCCATCCGAGGCGAAGTAGAGACGGCTCCCGGCCGCGAGCGACACCCGGTGGTCGCGATACGTCGCATCGGGCAGCACGCCGATCGGAAGATCGAAGCGCCGGATCTCCTCGGGCTCGCCGCCGCGCGGCACGTGGAACGGCGCGCCCTGGCCCGCGGAGACGAAGCGCAGCTCGCGCCTGGGCACGTCGAGGATCCCGTAGACCATCGTGAAGTACTGTCCGGAGTCGGAGTCCATCGGGAACATCCGGTTGAGCCGGGCGGCGACTCGGCGCGGCGACACCAGACGAGGCGTCCTGCGTCCGTTGCGCGCGGCCTCGACCAGGAGAGCCCCGGGCATCGGGTAAGGGCGTAGGGCGTGGTGGAGCGCCACCGACAACATCGCGGCCTTCACGCCGTGTCCGCTGACGTCGATGAGGTAGAACCCCAGGTGCTCCGCATCGAGCGCGAACACGTCGAGCGTGTCCCCTCCGAGACGCTCGCAGGGCTCCACCGACCATGCCACCCGGACGCCTTCGATGGCGGGTGGCGCGGCGGGAAGCAGCGATCGCTGCATGTCGGCCGCGGCTTCGAGGTCCGCTCGCATGCGCGCATTCGCGCGCCGGAGGTGTTCTTCCGCGGCGCGACGGTCAGTGACGTCGCGCAGCAGCGCGATCAGGTAGCTCCCCGTGCTGAGACCCACGACCGAGGCGGAGATTTCCGTGGCGCGGCGTTCCCCGGTGCGCGTCCGGCATTCGACTTCGATGGTGGACCCCATCCCGCGTTCGAGCACCTGGCGTGCGAATGCCTTCAGCTCGTGCGGGTCGTCGGGATAGAGACCCATGAGAGGCATGGACAGGAGCTCGGCATGCTCGTATCCCAGCATCTCGCAGGCGCGGTGGTTGACGTCAACGATCCGGTCGCTGGACGGATCCACCACCAGGATCCCGTCGTTCGAGTGATCGAAGATCTTGCGCAGCGCGTCCTCGCTGCGAACCAGCGCCTCTGCGGCGCGCTCGGCGGCGCGGTTCCAGGCCTCGAGCTCGGCGACTCGAGCGCGCAGTCGATCGAGCTCCAGCGTCGAGTCTTCGATCGACGAAACAGCCATCAAGGCCAAGGTGCACCTCGCTCGCGGTGAGAGGTTGCTGCGGGTGGATGCCGATGGGTGAGATACGTGGATGGTCGGAGACAGATGCCTGCGCCGGACGAGCGCACCCTCCCGGGCCACGTGCGCGGAGGCCTGACAGATGCTTTACTCCCGCGCCATGAAACCTGACCGCTATCGGCTCTATGAAGCATCCGTGCAAGATGTCGAGTTCGATCTGGATTTCCTGCGCAGCATCTACAAGCGCAAACGCGGCACGCCCTTCGAGCGGCTGCGCGAAGATTTCTGCGGCACCGCCCGGCTGGCCTCGACGTGGGTCGAGCGCAAGGCCACGCGCCAGGCATGGGCGGTCGATCTCGACCGCCGACCCATCGACTGGGCCCGGACCCATCACTTGCCGCTGATCGGCGGCGCCGCTCGCAGATTTCGCTTCGTGCGCGCCGACGTTCGTCGCGCGCGCACCCCGAAGGTGGATGTCGTGGTGGCGCTCAATTGCTCGTACTGGGTGTTCAAGCAGCGCGCCCAGCTCGTGGAGTACTTCCGCAGCGTGCGGCGCTCGCTGGCGCCGCGAGGGCTCATGGTGCTCGATGCATTTGGAGGCGATCGAACGTTGCGGGAGATGGTCGAACGCCGCCGCATACGCGGCATTCGCACGCGGACCGGCGAGCGAGTTCCGGCTTTCACCTACGTCTGGGAGCAGAAGAGCTTCAATCCCATCGACTACAACCTGCACGCCGCAATCCACTTCGAGCTCGATGATGGCACCGAGCTGCGCAACGCCTTCAAGTACGATTGGCGCGTGTGGGGACTGCCGGAGATCGACGAGGCGCTGCGCGAGGCCGGGTTCCGCGAGGTCCAGGTCTACGTGCAAGGCTGGGACGATGAGACGAACAAGGCGCTCAGTGTCTTTCGCCGTCGGGTGCGATTCGTGAACCAGGAAGCCTGGCTCGCCTTCATCATCGGCGTGAAGTGACGGCTCGCGTCCGTCGCCTCCGAGGATGATCGACAGCCCGGTGAGGCTCGCGGAGGCGTCGAGGGTTGCCTAGCCGCTCCCGAGCACGATCTCACCGGTGTCCGAGAGGTCGAACTGTTCCGCCAGCGGATGGATCGGCAATCCCGGCATCCGCAGGATCTCACCGGTAATGGGAACCAGGAACCCCGCGCCCGCCGCGAGCTGGATCTCGCGCACGGTGACCAGGAAGTCCTTGGGCCGTCCCAGCAAGGCGGGGTTGTCCGAGAGCGATTGCTGGGTCTTGGCGATGCACACCGGGAGCTTGTCGTAACCCAGCTTGGCGAGCGCCGCCTTGTCGCGGCGCGCGCGCGCGTGGTAATCGACGGCCTCCGCGCCGTACATCTCGGCGGCGACCGTGGCGATTTTCTTCTCGATCGGATCGTTCCAGTCGTAGAGCGGGCGGAAGTGCGGCTTGGCCCGCTTCGCCACCGCCCACACCGCTTCGGCCAGCTCGCAACAGCCCTCGCCGCCTCCGCTGAAGGGCTGGGCGCTGACCGCCGTGAGCCCGTGCACCTCGCAGTGCTCGCGGACCAGCGCGACCTCGTCCTCGGTGTCGGTGGGGAATCCGTTGATCGCCACCACGCAGCGCTGCTCGAACTTTCGGATGTTCTCGATGTGCTTGTCGAGGTTCTCGAGTCCGCGCCGGACGGCCTCGCAGTTGGGCGTGCCGATGTCGTCCATCGGGACGCCGCCATGCATCTTGAGCGCGCGCACCGTGGCCACCAGCACGGTGCAGCACGGGGCAAAACCTCCGTAGCGGCAATTGATATCGAAGAACTTCTCGGCTCCGAGCTCGAAGGCGAAGCCCGCCTCGGTCACCACGGCCTCCGCGTAGGCCATCGCCATGCGGGTGGCGGTGATCGAATTGGTGCCGTGGGCGATGTTGGCGAACGGACCACCGTGCACCACCGCGGGACATCCTTCGGTCGTCTGCACGAGGTTCGGCTTGATCGCGTCCCGCAGGAGCGCCGCCATGGCGCCCACCGCGTGGAGGTCCGAGGCTTTCACCGGCGTTCCATCCGGGCGGTAGCCGACCACGATGCGCCCCAGGCGCTGCTTGAGGTCGGGGATGCCGTCGGCGAGGCACAGGATCGCCATCACCTCGCTGGCCGCCGAGATGTCGAAGCCGGTCTCGCGTGGGACGCCTTCGCTTCTTCCGCCCAGGCCGATCACGATGTCACGCAGCGCGCGGTCGTTCATGTCGAGCGCGCGCTTCCACACCACGCGGCGCGAGTCCATGCCGAGCGGGTTTCCGTGGTGGAGCGAGTTGTCCACCATCGCGGCCAGCAGATTGTGCGCGCTCGAGACCGCGTGGATGTCGCCGGTGAAGTGGAGATTGACGTCGATTGCCGGCTCCACCTGCGAGCGTCCGCCGCCGGAGCCTCCACCCTTGAGCCCGAGATAGGGACCGAGGGATGGCTCACGCAGCGCGGCCATCGCCCGAACGCCGCTCTTGCAGAGTCCCTGCACCAGGCCGACCGAGGTGGTGGTCTTGCCTTCGCCCGCGGGAGTGGGCGTGATCGCGGAAACCAGGATGAGCCGCGCTTCGAGCTTCTTGCCGTCGAGCGCGCTCAGCGAGATCTTCGCCTTGTGTTTCCCGTAAGGCTCGAGATGACGTGAATCGAGCCCCAGCGCTTCGGCAACCTCGGTGATTGGCCTCATGCGGATCGCGACTATAGCGCAGCCCGGCATTCGGTCGTATGGGACCGATGGACCAGTCCGTTACGCTGTCCAGAAATGCCCGAGCTTCCGGATGTCACCCTCTATGTGGAGCACCTCGAGCGGCGCCTGATCGGGCAGCCGTTGGAGCGCGTCCGCATCTCCGGGCTCAACCTGCTGCGCACCGTGGAGCCGAGCTCGGACGATGCCGTCGGTCAACGGGTGCGCGAGCTGCGCCGGCTGGGCAAGCGCATCGTGATCGGGTTCGAGAACGATCTCTTCTTCGTCCTCCATCTGATGATCGCGGGCAGGCTTCACTGGAAAGAGCGCGGCGCGACCGCGGCCGGCAAGACCGGACTCGCGGCATTCGACTTTCCCCACGGGACGCTGACGCTGACCGAGGCCGGCACCAAGAAACGCGCCGGGCTTCACGTCGTCCAGGGCGAAGCCGCGGTCCAGGCGCTCGACCCGGGCGGCATCGAGCCGCTCACGTGCAAGCTCGAGGAGTTCGAGGCTGCGCTCACGCGAGGGAACCACACGCTGAAGCGTGCGCTCACCGATCCCCATTACTTCTCGGGAATCGGCAACGCGTACTCCGACGAGATCCTGCACCGTGCCCGGCTCTCACCCCTGGCCTCGTCCACACGGCTCGCCCCCCACGAGGTGAAGCGGCTTTGGCAGGCGGTCCGTACGGTGCTGGCCGAATGGACGGAGCGGCTCAGGTCGCAGTTCGGCGACGAGTTCCCGGAGAAGGTCACCGCGTTCCGCCCCGAGATGGCCGTGCACGGCAAGTACAGGAAGCCCTGCCCGGTGTGCGGCTCACCCGTGCAACGGATCGTCTATGCCGACCATGAGACCAACTACTGCGCGCGTTGCCAGACGGAAGGCCGGCTGCTGGCCGATCGCTCGCTGTCCCGCCTGCTCAAGTCGGATTGGCCGCGCACGCTCGAGGAGCTGGCGGACTAGGTCGCGGGACCAGCGACTCGCGTCTTGAGCCAGGCCGCGCGCAGGCCATACACCGCGAGCCCGAGCAGCAGCGCGATCACGATATCGCGCAGCTCGTTCACGCTGCTCCGGGTCATCAGCACGAGGCACGCGATCACCGTGAAGGGCACGACCACGGCCGCTGCGGGAACGACGAACGGCGCGGCTTCCGGCTCGCGGCGGCGCAGCGGGAAGACCGCGAGCGCGGTGACGAGGTACTGGACCAGCCGAGTGATCACGTTGAGACCGAGGAGATAGGTGAAGGTTCCCGTGATCGCCAGCGCCACGCCGCCGGTGGTGATCACCACGATCGCCGCCAACGGGGTGAGGAAGCGCGGGTGCAGCCCCGCCAGGGATGCCGGCATGTGCCCGCGCTCGGCCATCGCGAACAGCACGCGCGGACCTGCGAGCGTGGAGCCGGCGAGCGTGCCCAGCGTCGACACGAATGCTCCGAGCGCGATCACGCCCCCACCCACGCCACCGGCGAATCGAGCCGCCGCGTCGGCCAGCGGCCGCTTCGAGCTGGCCAGCTCCGGAAGTGTTCCAATGCATACGGTCTGGATCAGGACGTAGAGCAGCGTCGCCGCTCCGATTCCCATGAGCAGGGCGAACGGGGCGTCACGGCGGGGGTTCTTCATCTCTCCTGCCGTCACCACCG includes:
- a CDS encoding enoyl-CoA hydratase-related protein, with product MSELVELAVADRVATLTLNRPEKLNAFKDDMRDALVPALDRVAADAEVRVLVITGAGRAFSAGGDIQHMADLKSRDASYEEFLPMLEAGRLAARRLAALPIPTLAAINGPAAGGGLNLALGCDLRIASDRAVLGETFVRLGLHIDWGGAYHLPRLVGLAKALELCWLGELIDAQEALRIGLVNRVVAHEQFADEVRAVASRLASAPQTSVRLTKRTLTASLERSLAECLETEIDAQRSCWASADVAEGTRAFLEKRSPRFTSEALASGATRFE
- a CDS encoding enoyl-CoA hydratase/isomerase family protein: MESTTAKKLADYRVKNGVAWIELVDPPANTYTYEMMRDLDDAILQARFDENVHVVVLRGAGEKFFCAGANINMLKTVNPTFKYFFCLHANETLNRLEHTPKLVIAALNGHTVGGGLEIAMAADLRIARKGAGKLGLPEVSLGVLPGTGGTQRLARLVNKSTAIELMVSGETFDFERGRELGIVNQIWETATSDEFIEKVQKYAEGFCPPHRASKAVGRIKRSVQSGVEIPFESALAVERELQQQLFQSEDAKEGLSAYVEKRKPSFSGR
- a CDS encoding metal ABC transporter substrate-binding protein, coding for MKTWLAALALGASLLWPIEAGAKIRVAASINDLASIANSVGADQVEVFAIARPNTDVHRVEALPSYMVKVSRAQIYLKVGLQLDQWADPIIDGSRNQRLTIVDCSQGVRVLEVPTGRVDASMGDVHPNGNPHYWLDPRNGGVIARTIAEAFARQDPAHAADFRSRAEAFARDAEATWKKGVQTASSLPSKVVFTYHRSWSYFADAFGLEVAATAEPVPGIPPTARHLADLVQIAKSRGVRVLIKEPYFQTDASKFLERQASVKTAAAAPSCDLPAAGSYLARFGTVLQAVIAASGRGTP
- a CDS encoding metalloregulator ArsR/SmtB family transcription factor produces the protein MSPSPTAPARGGKRGARSEATAKDLDLARLAKALGHPARVAILKFLSASGECQCGSIVDQLPLAQATVSQHLKVLKGAGLVRGTIDPPRVCYCVNPEAVQRLKTLVEEL
- the arsM gene encoding arsenite methyltransferase, with amino-acid sequence MSDAPTPMEPVSEACCDSTCCGGEASRHEPLPAALESSADVRNAVRERYGAIAEGRSAGCCGTECGCNGGSIEGVLEQIGYTSEQIESIPAESNLGLGCGSPLRGVALRPGDVVLDLGSGAGLDVFLAARAVGPQGRAIGVDMTPSMVERARSVAARHGIDNAEFRLGEIEHLPVADASVDLVISNCVVNLSPDKGQVFREAYRALKPGGQMVVSDLVLDRVLSPELRRSVDLYVGCVAGAALREEYLRLVREGGFGDVTIVHESGYDPGLSDLPEESPERAAFGAVRSITVAARKG
- a CDS encoding tetratricopeptide repeat protein, producing MITSHIHGAPPPAGPRRFLSGMGFVLLILLSAGAEAPSIGAQTGKSGPTLWIPSRADSSPPESEPAPVLIPGRPNPADTTVGDVATQARAQFEKARQYERENHPGAAIVTYRNALKIDPNLRDANYRMGLLFNTRAQWGEAVKCFAAEVERHPDHRDAARELGIALTRAGDTPRAIQQLELVTRRDAKDGLAWHGLGAAYLKASRPKDAERALRRAIALPPPSAEEHRDLGAALAASGREREARTAYQEALRRSPRDPVTWFNLGNLERRAGRADSALAAYRRATEVDSSFVLGHLAEVQLLRESGRDEEAVDAYRRWLKTAPEEHAARLSAVELLQNLGRHDEALVLAQEGLRVAPRSGAPRVVYGMALAGRGRTREALEQLRTGQQMFVGDRAEQARVEALIAVLRSRAPDSLRTLFIADSVQAVASKAARDSAAVKGPRKR